A window of the Pedobacter frigiditerrae genome harbors these coding sequences:
- a CDS encoding glycosyltransferase family A protein has product MDKPLVSIIIPVYNSEKYIEETLDSVSLQTFSLWECIIINDGSVDNSEAVILEKIKEDQRFKYIYQDNSGVCVARNIAIKQSIGDYVLCLDADDLISENFLEETVNLLQSDVNLGVATSLVKFFGRSYGTLKVISYNLEIILAANQLVVTSLFRRIDFDIVGGFNENMKEGFEDWDFWISILKRNCTVACATKATFYYRLLGASRNKNISSEKEQRLRYQIWENHKELFCQYFVNPTHYFEYVRVANSPEYKIGLILLAPVRQLKYLIYLLKNNLLFNKSQRSKL; this is encoded by the coding sequence ATGGATAAGCCGTTGGTATCTATTATTATTCCAGTTTATAATAGTGAGAAATATATTGAAGAAACTTTAGACAGTGTTTCTTTACAAACCTTCTCCTTATGGGAATGTATTATTATTAATGACGGTTCCGTTGATAATAGTGAAGCGGTTATTTTGGAGAAGATAAAAGAAGATCAACGATTCAAATATATTTATCAGGATAATTCAGGCGTTTGTGTAGCACGAAATATAGCAATTAAGCAGTCCATTGGCGATTATGTTTTATGTCTGGATGCTGATGACTTAATCTCTGAAAATTTCCTTGAAGAGACTGTTAACTTGTTGCAGTCAGATGTTAATTTAGGGGTCGCTACATCCTTAGTTAAATTTTTTGGAAGAAGTTATGGAACCTTAAAGGTAATTTCTTATAATTTAGAAATAATTTTAGCTGCTAATCAGCTTGTCGTAACCTCATTATTCAGGCGTATTGATTTCGATATAGTTGGTGGTTTCAATGAAAATATGAAAGAAGGTTTTGAAGATTGGGACTTCTGGATCTCCATCCTCAAAAGAAATTGCACTGTTGCCTGTGCTACCAAGGCAACCTTTTATTATCGTTTATTGGGTGCTTCCAGAAATAAAAATATTTCTTCAGAAAAAGAACAACGACTCAGGTATCAGATCTGGGAAAATCATAAAGAACTATTCTGCCAATACTTTGTAAATCCTACCCATTATTTTGAGTATGTAAGAGTTGCAAATTCCCCTGAATATAAAATTGGCCTAATCCTGCTCGCTCCAGTTAGGCAATTAAAATATCTGATATATCTGCTAAAAAACAATTTATTATTTAATAAATCGCAGCGAAGTAAGCTGTAG
- a CDS encoding glycosyltransferase codes for MEQKITLQDIAIVIVLYGKNLVDTDTYKGLLVATTADNLGQMNLVVYDNSLEADSNINTTDLKVIKYFHDPSNPGVSHAYNYAAEFAKQQKMRWLILFDQDTKITNGALEIYIRHINEYQDIRLFSPMLISNNYIVSPSIFKNRRGRSIKSLTFGLKDFAELSPLNSGIAISLATFFKVGGYNESVPLDYSDYAFIDRVKNHVDRFFLLPLEFDHGLSSFEKPSLSSSLFRFESLCKGLINTSENRRSMRQSFLVAGRRAARLTFKYKNPIFIKVLMQKFLLPGKY; via the coding sequence ATGGAACAAAAAATAACACTACAAGATATTGCAATAGTAATCGTGTTATACGGTAAAAATTTGGTAGATACGGATACTTATAAAGGATTATTAGTAGCTACAACTGCTGACAATCTTGGTCAAATGAACCTTGTTGTTTATGATAATAGTTTAGAAGCTGATTCTAATATAAACACTACTGATCTTAAAGTTATCAAATATTTTCATGATCCATCCAATCCTGGAGTTAGTCATGCCTATAATTATGCAGCTGAATTTGCAAAGCAGCAGAAAATGAGATGGTTAATCTTGTTTGATCAGGATACGAAAATTACAAATGGGGCGCTAGAAATTTATATCAGGCATATTAATGAATATCAGGATATTCGGCTGTTCTCACCAATGTTAATTAGCAATAATTACATTGTATCGCCATCAATATTTAAAAATAGAAGAGGAAGATCGATAAAATCGTTAACTTTTGGGCTAAAGGATTTTGCGGAGCTTTCCCCTTTGAATAGCGGAATTGCAATCTCTCTCGCTACTTTTTTTAAGGTTGGGGGTTATAATGAAAGTGTGCCACTAGACTATAGTGACTATGCTTTTATTGATCGTGTTAAAAATCATGTGGATAGATTTTTTTTATTACCGCTGGAGTTCGATCATGGGCTTTCATCATTCGAGAAACCCTCTCTTAGTAGTTCATTGTTTAGGTTCGAAAGTTTGTGTAAAGGTTTGATTAATACAAGCGAAAATAGGAGGTCTATGCGGCAAAGTTTTTTAGTTGCCGGTAGGCGGGCTGCCCGATTGACATTTAAATATAAAAACCCAATTTTTATCAAAGTTTTGATGCAAAAATTTTTGTTGCCTGGCAAGTATTAA
- a CDS encoding glycosyltransferase family 2 protein, whose translation MRISVCIATYNGEKFVETQLRSILEQLPEDAEIIISDDNSTDKTLSLIESLNDLRIKIFHSSHKNLIKNFENAIKQASGDYIFLSDQDDKWLDGKVQFMMEQLQKYDIVVSDAYIGDADLNVVRDSYFEWRNSKTGVLKNFYKNSYLGCCMAFKSTILEKILPFPANIPMHDLWIGMMGELHYKTIFIPEKLMIYRRHGGNATYLNEDYTSNETLWSMIKFRVNLLAAVLKRSL comes from the coding sequence ATGAGAATTTCTGTTTGCATAGCTACTTACAATGGCGAAAAGTTTGTAGAAACACAGCTGAGGTCAATTCTTGAGCAATTGCCCGAAGATGCCGAAATTATCATTTCAGATGATAACTCAACAGATAAAACATTAAGCCTAATCGAGTCACTAAATGATTTAAGAATTAAAATATTTCATTCTAGTCACAAAAATTTAATTAAAAATTTCGAGAATGCAATTAAGCAAGCTTCGGGAGATTATATTTTTCTTTCGGATCAAGATGATAAATGGCTTGATGGTAAGGTGCAGTTCATGATGGAACAGTTACAAAAATATGATATTGTTGTTAGTGATGCTTATATAGGAGATGCCGACCTAAATGTTGTTAGAGATTCCTACTTTGAGTGGCGCAATTCTAAAACAGGAGTATTAAAAAACTTTTATAAAAATTCATATTTGGGATGTTGTATGGCATTCAAAAGCACCATTCTAGAAAAAATACTTCCTTTTCCCGCAAATATTCCAATGCATGACTTATGGATAGGAATGATGGGAGAATTACATTATAAAACAATTTTTATTCCTGAAAAATTAATGATATACAGGAGGCATGGAGGAAATGCTACTTACTTGAATGAAGATTATACAAGTAATGAGACTTTGTGGTCTATGATCAAATTTCGTGTCAATCTATTGGCGGCCGTATTGAAAAGGAGTTTGTAG
- a CDS encoding glycosyltransferase family 2 protein → MIDKNNKAEEVILTIAIPTYNRYDEVQTQVRLLLPQLSQQVNLVVYDNCSTIPISEYFSKEELLKFKLVRNKVNVGADANIARCFENCETTWLWTLSDDDFVKENAVETIIQQIESKREALFFCFWEKEDFETRNFEELSNKFKSGVVYCDSFTMSRCLYNMSMLKYSLIDYYANISSMVGTMILVLKYVEKNDSGNCIYLNKAIIEKWNEDVGWNYERFINRSFLFLDAFGTKYNKRYQKTLFIGHHITNYSLLLLDRKSSNVGQRQKLHLLKFIIGSQGLLNAIRYTPTMFFKALMMILSKNAFFTWIPFVLNKTIPLAKKIKK, encoded by the coding sequence ATGATTGATAAAAATAATAAGGCAGAAGAGGTAATCTTAACCATTGCTATACCTACTTATAATAGATATGACGAAGTACAAACGCAAGTAAGATTACTACTACCGCAACTAAGTCAACAAGTCAATTTAGTGGTTTATGATAATTGCTCTACAATTCCGATAAGTGAATACTTCAGCAAAGAAGAATTGCTAAAATTTAAGCTTGTTAGAAATAAGGTAAATGTCGGGGCTGACGCTAACATTGCAAGATGTTTTGAGAATTGTGAAACTACTTGGCTTTGGACTTTATCCGATGATGATTTTGTAAAGGAAAATGCTGTTGAGACAATTATACAACAAATCGAAAGTAAGAGAGAAGCACTATTTTTCTGTTTTTGGGAGAAAGAAGATTTCGAAACTCGAAATTTTGAGGAGCTAAGTAATAAGTTTAAATCTGGCGTAGTATATTGTGATTCTTTTACCATGTCAAGATGCTTGTATAATATGTCGATGTTGAAATATTCCTTAATTGATTATTATGCGAACATCTCAAGTATGGTTGGTACTATGATTTTAGTGCTTAAATATGTTGAGAAAAATGATTCAGGCAATTGTATATATTTGAATAAAGCGATCATTGAAAAATGGAATGAAGATGTTGGGTGGAATTATGAAAGATTTATTAATCGTTCTTTTTTGTTTTTGGATGCCTTTGGTACAAAATACAACAAAAGATATCAAAAAACATTATTTATAGGGCATCATATAACAAACTATAGTTTATTATTATTGGATCGGAAAAGCTCCAATGTGGGTCAAAGACAAAAATTGCATCTATTGAAATTCATAATAGGTAGTCAAGGACTATTAAATGCAATACGATACACACCTACAATGTTTTTTAAAGCCCTTATGATGATTTTATCAAAAAATGCTTTTTTTACTTGGATACCCTTTGTTTTAAATAAGACAATTCCTTTAGCAAAAAAGATTAAAAAATAA
- a CDS encoding O-antigen polymerase: MLKFKSILNPVTIYSVFVFFMGYSYLPISNDQHKSYYWLTELIFFSSVFSFLAGCFFHRSDPRRFKLPKFTLPMLKILFMLTVILGILIFLLEIVKIGYMPILNLGGGLDVYSEANENLIPFGHYLVLFMALMPSIAYTFWKLKRINFLIFIVVSIIGFFIIVNFLSRQTILLLLLSLFFSYSYFTKVSNMKIILMGLAAVAMFIFVGNLRADSSDVEIVNESLKSYANIDKSVHLSETYVTLYSSKNFTTFDDLVIKTINNSNYGYGIYTLKPIISLLFLDRLGLVYYDSNYDGFTRLGTYMIEPFSDFHIIGAILFNFLIGYLAMNTFKSFYRKANTSSIVNYSLVVYCMIMAPFTNFYLSFFIWFSILLNALLTNSNLEKKPDSL, encoded by the coding sequence ATGCTTAAATTTAAAAGTATACTAAATCCAGTCACCATTTATTCAGTTTTCGTATTTTTCATGGGTTATAGTTATTTGCCCATTTCTAATGATCAACATAAATCATATTATTGGCTTACCGAATTAATTTTTTTCTCATCTGTATTTAGTTTTTTGGCTGGATGTTTTTTTCATCGAAGCGATCCTAGGCGATTTAAACTACCGAAATTCACGCTACCGATGCTAAAAATTTTATTTATGCTTACAGTTATACTAGGTATCCTTATATTTCTGCTGGAGATTGTGAAGATAGGATATATGCCGATACTAAACCTTGGTGGTGGTTTAGACGTTTATAGTGAGGCAAATGAAAATCTGATACCTTTTGGTCATTACCTTGTTCTTTTTATGGCTTTGATGCCTTCAATTGCCTATACTTTTTGGAAATTGAAAAGGATCAATTTTCTGATCTTTATAGTGGTTTCTATCATCGGGTTCTTCATCATCGTTAATTTTTTGAGTAGACAAACAATTCTATTACTGCTCTTATCTCTATTTTTTTCATATTCTTATTTTACTAAGGTCTCGAATATGAAAATTATATTGATGGGGCTAGCAGCAGTGGCGATGTTCATATTTGTTGGGAATCTACGAGCTGACTCTTCTGATGTTGAAATAGTTAATGAAAGCCTTAAGAGTTATGCGAACATAGATAAAAGTGTGCATTTAAGTGAAACTTATGTTACCCTATATTCCTCCAAGAACTTTACCACCTTTGATGATTTGGTGATTAAAACAATAAATAATAGCAATTATGGATATGGGATTTATACATTAAAACCAATCATATCATTGCTTTTTCTAGATAGGTTGGGATTGGTCTATTACGACAGTAACTACGATGGATTTACTCGTCTTGGCACATATATGATAGAGCCATTTTCCGATTTTCATATTATTGGAGCAATCCTTTTTAATTTTCTTATTGGTTACTTGGCGATGAACACCTTCAAATCATTTTATAGAAAAGCTAATACATCAAGTATTGTAAACTACTCTTTAGTTGTTTATTGTATGATAATGGCGCCATTTACTAATTTTTATTTAAGCTTTTTTATTTGGTTTTCTATACTTTTAAATGCGCTGCTTACCAATAGTAATCTGGAGAAAAAGCCAGACAGTTTGTAA